Proteins encoded together in one Telopea speciosissima isolate NSW1024214 ecotype Mountain lineage chromosome 4, Tspe_v1, whole genome shotgun sequence window:
- the LOC122660116 gene encoding superoxide dismutase [Cu-Zn] yields MVKAVVVLSSSAGVSGTIYFAQEGDGPTAVTGSVSGLKPGLHGFHVHALGDTTNGCMSTGPHFNPAGKEHGAPTDENRHAGDLGNIVVGEDGTVSVDISDIQIPLTGPNSIIGRAVVVHADPDDLGKGGHELSKATGNAGGRVACGVIGLQG; encoded by the exons ATGGTGAAGGCTGTTGTCGTTCTTAGCAGCAGTGCAGGTGTCAGTGGCACCATCTACTTTGCCCAAGAAGGAGATG GTCCAACTGCGGTAACTGGAAGTGTCTCAGGTCTTAAACCTGGGCTTCATGGTTTCCATGTCCATGCGCTTGGTGACACAACAAATGGTTGCATGTCAACTG GACCACATTTTAACCCTGCTGGCAAGGAGCACGGTGCTCCCACGGATGAAAACCGTCATGCTGGTGATCTAGGGAATATTGTTGTTGGTGAAGATG GTACTGTGAGTGTTGACATTTCTGACATTCAG ATTCCTCTCACTGGACCAAACTCAATCATTGGAAGGGCCGTTGTTGTCCATGCTGATCCTGATGACCTTGGAAAGG GGGGACATGAGCTCAGCAAAGCCACTGGGAATGCTGGCGGAAGAGTTGCCTGTG gtgTTATTGGTCTTCAGGGTTGA